From Streptomyces sp. HUAS MG91, the proteins below share one genomic window:
- a CDS encoding tetratricopeptide repeat protein: protein MSRCNRPGCGRGTLDTDGFCPVCGLRALPPARTAGAGTGVAQVRPDPWYGLTLVDDTRLPDDLGAGAAHEPQPETGPVAEEHRYCHNPGCGQPVGRGLDGRPGRIAGFCALCGTRFDFTHVAGLLIAGRYEVRRLLGQGSYGVAYLAHDRNLKTDVVLKELRTALAGSDRERDVLVGLRHDAIVRILGYEEEHDRTYLVLEYVPGEALRAARGDRLATFLAHGLRLLQALDYLHARGLLHCDVKPLNIIRFAETAPSGALDRVRLIDFGAVRSVTDPAPLSEYTERYAPPPGDAEYTHGPTPGFDLYGLGMTLAETSHELTDGSTAPGVQSLRLLLDRSVHGGGPQRRFTSARQFGEQLSGVIRQVVAAPETGRRVTRASALFGPMPEALHGGLGAPRPLGDWVGATVERPADGPVRLALPPLFEAPGPAAVAAALPMPVHDPDDADVTTTVQGELDLCRKLLRAGETADAAAVLDRVPLPATHWLTHWYRGLIALRGDELTRATPHFTHVRATLPGELVPQLVLGLCAERADDHVLARMHYSTVLTTSPALGAAGFGLARITHRADGPAAAAAIVDGLAQEFRFAREAHIARFRLSLEQPGPAAARIPAGLGLAEAERASLAAESAYAQYLRTEDRLALSDAIRGLARHCPNERDFYALVDLANELRPERRWPWYAGTRPRAGGGRGKEVRAEGNNERLFRSGT, encoded by the coding sequence ATGAGCAGATGCAACCGTCCCGGATGCGGGCGCGGCACCCTCGACACGGACGGCTTCTGCCCCGTCTGCGGCCTCAGGGCGCTGCCGCCCGCCCGCACCGCCGGAGCGGGCACGGGCGTCGCCCAGGTGCGGCCCGATCCCTGGTACGGCCTCACCCTCGTCGACGACACCCGGCTCCCCGACGACCTCGGCGCCGGCGCGGCGCACGAGCCGCAGCCGGAGACCGGCCCCGTCGCCGAGGAGCACCGCTACTGCCACAACCCCGGCTGCGGACAGCCCGTCGGACGCGGCCTCGACGGCCGACCGGGCCGGATCGCCGGATTCTGCGCCCTGTGCGGCACCCGCTTCGACTTCACCCACGTCGCGGGCCTCCTCATCGCCGGCCGCTACGAGGTACGGCGGCTGCTCGGCCAGGGCTCGTACGGCGTCGCCTACCTCGCGCACGACCGCAACCTCAAGACCGACGTCGTCCTGAAGGAACTGCGCACCGCGCTCGCCGGGTCCGACCGGGAACGCGACGTCCTCGTCGGCCTGCGGCACGACGCCATCGTCCGCATCCTCGGCTACGAGGAGGAGCACGACCGCACCTATCTGGTGCTGGAGTACGTACCGGGCGAGGCCCTGCGGGCCGCCCGGGGCGACCGGCTCGCCACCTTCCTCGCCCACGGCCTGCGCCTGCTCCAGGCCCTCGACTACCTCCACGCGCGCGGCCTGCTGCACTGCGACGTCAAGCCGCTGAACATCATCCGCTTCGCGGAGACCGCACCGTCCGGCGCCCTCGACCGGGTCCGGCTCATCGACTTCGGCGCGGTGCGCTCCGTCACGGACCCGGCGCCGCTGTCCGAGTACACCGAGCGGTACGCGCCGCCGCCGGGCGACGCCGAGTACACGCACGGACCCACCCCCGGCTTCGACCTGTACGGGCTCGGCATGACCCTCGCGGAGACGTCCCACGAGCTGACCGACGGCTCGACCGCGCCCGGCGTGCAGTCCCTCCGGCTGCTCCTCGACCGGTCCGTGCACGGCGGCGGGCCCCAACGGCGGTTCACCTCGGCACGCCAGTTCGGCGAGCAGCTCAGCGGTGTCATCCGGCAGGTCGTGGCGGCGCCCGAGACCGGCCGCCGCGTCACCCGCGCCTCGGCCTTGTTCGGCCCGATGCCCGAGGCGCTGCACGGCGGCCTCGGCGCGCCCCGGCCCCTCGGCGACTGGGTGGGGGCGACGGTGGAGCGGCCCGCCGACGGCCCGGTGCGGCTGGCGCTGCCGCCCCTCTTCGAGGCCCCCGGGCCGGCGGCCGTCGCGGCGGCCCTGCCGATGCCGGTCCACGACCCCGACGACGCCGACGTCACCACCACCGTCCAGGGCGAACTCGACCTGTGCCGCAAGCTGTTGCGGGCCGGCGAGACCGCGGACGCGGCGGCGGTCCTCGACCGCGTGCCGCTGCCCGCCACGCACTGGCTCACCCACTGGTACCGCGGCCTGATCGCCCTGCGCGGCGACGAACTGACCCGGGCCACGCCCCACTTCACCCACGTACGCGCCACCCTCCCCGGCGAACTCGTCCCGCAGCTCGTGCTCGGCCTGTGCGCCGAACGCGCCGACGACCACGTACTCGCCCGTATGCACTACAGCACCGTCCTCACCACCAGCCCCGCCCTCGGCGCGGCCGGGTTCGGCCTGGCCAGGATCACCCACCGCGCCGACGGGCCGGCCGCGGCCGCCGCGATCGTCGACGGACTGGCACAGGAGTTCCGCTTCGCGCGCGAGGCGCACATCGCGCGCTTCCGGCTCTCGCTGGAGCAGCCGGGACCGGCGGCGGCCCGGATCCCGGCAGGCCTCGGACTGGCCGAGGCCGAACGCGCCTCCCTGGCCGCGGAGTCGGCGTACGCGCAGTACCTGCGCACCGAGGACCGCCTCGCCCTCTCCGACGCGATCCGCGGACTCGCCCGGCACTGCCCGAACGAGCGGGACTTCTACGCCCTGGTCGACCTCGCCAACGAGCTGCGGCCCGAACGGAGATGGCCCTGGTACGCCGGGACCAGACCGCGGGCCGGAGGCGGGCGCGGCAAAGAAGTCCGTGCAGAAGGCAACAACGAACGGCTGTTCCGTTCCGGAACGTGA
- a CDS encoding serine protease → MTPDQRPDRPWRVRIDDRHGGPCGAGVLLDDRSVLTCAHVVQQADAHPGAGPAAFLRVRSAVAAPEWRRTARVVEDVWAFEDGSRRGDVALLRLDEPVGHACPTELWKVPISGGQVRVYGFPAFEPYGIGVDAELAGSGGRAGEWGLLNRVHEGRPWIQPGYSGAGVMALDGAFAGQVVGIVVADYVDENGRAAWMVPVETMQTYLGRRITPYVRGVGIEVPSRGDPAADLDDPLQLALTRELARLLTSGWAGVALVATGRRTGPGSSWLVRLTETSRAPGPDGGAPRGTALPFGAVDAAYDARGRTPGEVCAYLAHRFGFDPGARDPAALVHRLLRRRPPPFVIVDGIDGAGDPHRLLADLLIPLARDARTRGLRLVLGVEGDPPDDLPYQVHLDPTPLPGTAAPRPVTVDRAREAVARLARAEAEALLLERTTARRFLAPPRLPHGRAPRLTVRLAVARATFPHAEIAAIEARAVAAATDVDAYLTEVRAMDAAHEDLTVRLELYRALAEEHFGASDRELGALFTAAHSALRTAPVDLAAAGRRVPRYIAAVNRRIAEG, encoded by the coding sequence ATGACGCCGGATCAGCGGCCGGACAGGCCGTGGCGGGTGCGGATCGACGACCGGCACGGGGGACCCTGCGGGGCCGGCGTGCTGCTCGACGACCGGTCCGTGCTGACCTGCGCGCACGTCGTCCAGCAGGCGGACGCCCACCCCGGCGCGGGCCCCGCCGCGTTCCTCCGGGTCCGCAGCGCCGTCGCCGCCCCCGAATGGCGGCGCACCGCCCGTGTCGTCGAGGACGTCTGGGCCTTCGAGGACGGCTCGCGGCGCGGCGACGTCGCGCTGCTGCGCCTGGACGAGCCCGTCGGCCACGCCTGCCCCACCGAACTGTGGAAGGTGCCCATCTCCGGCGGCCAGGTGCGGGTGTACGGCTTCCCTGCCTTCGAGCCGTACGGCATCGGCGTCGACGCCGAACTCGCCGGATCGGGCGGCCGGGCCGGCGAATGGGGGCTGCTCAACCGCGTCCACGAAGGCCGGCCGTGGATCCAGCCCGGCTACTCCGGCGCCGGTGTGATGGCCCTCGACGGCGCGTTCGCGGGCCAGGTCGTCGGCATCGTCGTCGCCGACTACGTGGACGAGAACGGCAGGGCCGCCTGGATGGTCCCGGTCGAGACGATGCAGACGTACCTGGGGCGGCGGATCACACCGTACGTACGCGGCGTCGGCATCGAGGTGCCCTCACGGGGCGACCCCGCGGCCGACCTCGACGACCCGCTGCAACTCGCCCTGACCCGGGAGCTGGCCCGCCTCCTCACCAGCGGCTGGGCGGGCGTCGCCCTCGTCGCCACCGGGCGGCGCACCGGCCCCGGCTCCTCCTGGCTGGTCCGCCTCACCGAGACCTCCCGCGCACCCGGCCCGGACGGCGGCGCGCCCCGGGGCACCGCCCTGCCGTTCGGCGCCGTCGACGCCGCCTACGACGCCCGCGGCAGGACCCCGGGCGAGGTGTGCGCCTATCTCGCCCATCGCTTCGGCTTCGACCCGGGCGCCCGCGACCCCGCCGCGCTGGTGCACCGGCTGCTGCGCCGCAGACCGCCCCCCTTCGTGATCGTGGACGGCATCGACGGCGCGGGCGACCCCCACCGCCTCCTCGCCGATCTCCTGATCCCGCTCGCCCGCGACGCCCGCACCCGCGGCCTGCGCCTCGTCCTCGGCGTCGAGGGCGACCCGCCCGACGACCTGCCCTACCAGGTGCACCTGGACCCGACCCCGCTGCCCGGTACCGCCGCCCCGCGCCCGGTCACCGTGGACCGGGCACGGGAGGCCGTCGCCCGGCTGGCCCGGGCCGAGGCCGAGGCGCTGCTCCTCGAACGGACCACGGCGCGGCGCTTCCTGGCACCGCCCCGGCTGCCGCACGGCCGGGCACCCCGGCTCACCGTCCGGCTCGCCGTCGCCCGCGCCACCTTCCCGCACGCCGAGATCGCCGCCATCGAGGCGCGGGCCGTCGCCGCCGCCACCGACGTCGACGCCTACCTGACCGAGGTGCGCGCGATGGACGCCGCGCACGAGGACCTGACCGTCCGTCTGGAGCTGTACCGCGCGCTCGCCGAGGAGCACTTCGGAGCCTCGGACCGCGAACTCGGCGCACTGTTCACCGCGGCGCACAGTGCCCTGCGAACCGCCCCCGTCGACCTCGCGGCCGCCGGCCGGAGGGTCCCGCGCTACATCGCCGCCGTCAACCGCCGGATCGCCGAAGGGTGA